The nucleotide window ACCCAGCCGTAGCGCTTCATGAGCCCGAAAAGCCGGTCGCGGCGGACCTCTTCGGTCACTTCGTCAATGAAACTGTCGGTATCGCTCAAGGTGGCCTCGCTGCTCGTCGTGTTGCCCCCTCTTACAGTCCCATATCCGGGCTGCCAAGGCGTCCTGTCCCCCGCCGCCGGCCGAGCGGCTCCGTGCCGCTTGATCGGTGCGGCGCGCACGGCTAAACTGAACCAATCAGTTCAGTGGCGAACACCCGACTCCGGGAGGCGCGCCCGTTGCCCGGACGGTGCCGCCGTCCGCCTGCGGCACAAAGCGGCAGCCCGGCTGTCTTGCCCCGTGCCCCATTCGTCGTAACGTCCGGCTCGCGGACAGAGTGGAAAGACCGGGACCATGCGCATCATCTCGATCATCACCGCGGTCGTCGTCATGGCCGTGCTCTACGGCGTCGTGATGGAGCGCGACCGGCTCTTGGACTTTGCGCGGGACATCGCCCCCGCCGGCAGCGCCGAGGACGCCCCGGCTGCCGAAAGGGAAGCGCCCGGGACCGAGGCGCTTCTCGAAGAGACACCGGAAGAAGAGGGCGTAGCCCCGGTTGCCGTCATGGCGATGCACTCTGTCGCGCAGAAGATCGACGACGCGGTGACGCTTCGCGGCGAGACCCAGCCTTCGCGCGAGGTCGACGTGCTGGCGGAAACCACTGGCCGGGTGATCTCGGAGCCACTGCCCAAGGGCAGCGAGGTTGAGGCCGGGCAGCTGCTGTGCGAGCTTGATCCCGGCACCTCGCAGGCCTCGCTCGACGAGGCCGAGGCCGCGCTGAACGAGGCAGAAGCGCAGCGCCCGCAGGTCGAGGCGCGCATCCCCGAGGCCGAGGCGACGGTCGCACAGGCCGAGGCGCGGCTCGAAGAGGCACGAATCAACCTGACCGCCGCCGAAGAGCTGTCGAAAAACGGCTATTCCTCGCGCACCGCGCTTGCTTCGGCCCGGGCGGCACAGCGCACCGCCGAGGCCGGGGTGCGCAGCGCCGAGGCCGGGCTGAAATCGGCGCAATCGGGGCTCGACAGCCTCGGCGCCCAGATCGAGAGCGCGCGCGCCGCCGTGGCCCGGGCGCAGACCGTCGTCGACAACCTGACCATCGAGGCGCCCTTTTCCGGCGTGCTGGAAAGCGATACCGCCGAGCTTGGCGCACTGCTGAGCGTCGGCACGCCCTGCGCCACGGTGCTGCAGCTCGACCCGATCCGGCTGGTGGGTTACGTCCCCGAGACCTCGGTCGCGCGGGTCGAGGACGGCGCCCGCGCCGGGGCCCGGCTGATCGACGGCGAGACGGTCACCGGCACCGTCACCTTCGTCGCGCGCCGCGCCGACGAGACCACCCGCACCTTCCGCGTCGACATCACCCTGCCGAACCCCGACCTTGCGGTGCGCGCCGGGCAGACCGCCGAGATCGCCATCGCCGCCGACGGCGTCACGGCGCACCTGCTGCCGCAATCCTCGCTCACGCTCGACGACGACGGGCGGCTCGGCATCCGCGCGGTGGCGGGCGACGACACGGCGCTCTTCATGCCGGTCACCGTGCTGCGCGACACCCGCCGGGGCATCTGGGTCGGCGGCCTCCCCGAGACGGTCGACGTGATCACCCTGGGGCAGGAATACGTCACCGACGGCGTGCCGGTCGCGCCGAGCTACGAGGAGGTCCTGCAGTGACCGGCCTCGTCGACTGGGCCGCGACCCGCGCCCGCATGGTGCTGGCCTTCATCGTGCTGTCGATCGTCGCCGGCGCCTATGCCTACGTGACGCTGCCCAAGGAAGGCGAGCCCGACATCGAGATCCCGGCGCTCTTCGTGTCGGTCCCCTTCCCGGGCATCTCGGCGGAGGATTCCGAGAAGCTTCTGGTCAAGCCGATGGAGACCGAGCTTGCCGACCTCGACGGGCTCAAGACGCTTTCCGGCACCGCCGCCGAGGGCTACGCGGGCGTGGCGCTGGAATTCGAGTTCGGCTGGGACAAGACCGAGACCATGGCCGATGTGCGCGATGCGATGAACACCGCCGCCGGCAACTTCCCCGACGGAGCCGAGAACTACTCGATCAACGAGATCAACTTCTCGGAATTCCCGGTGCTCATCATCTCGCTGACCGGGCCGGTGCCCGAGCGCACCATGGCGCAGGTCGTCAAGGACCTGCAGGACCGGGTCGAAGCGCTCGACTCGGTGCTCGAGGCGGGCATCGCCGGCAACCGGGACGAGATGACCGAGGTCACCATCGATCCGCTGCGGCTGGAAAGCTACAACGTCACGGCGAACGAGCTGATCAACGTCGTGCAGAACAACAACCTGCTGGTGGCTGCGGGCGAGGTCGAGACCGACCAGGGCTCGTTCTCGGTCAAGATCCCCTCGAGTTTCGACGACCCGCGCGACATCTACGACCTGCCGGTGAAGGTGAACGGCGACCGGGTGGTGACGCTGGGCGACCTTGCCACGATCCACCTGACCTTCGAGGACCGCGAGGGCACCGCGCGCTTCAATGGCGAGAACACGGTCGCGCTGCAGGTGGTCAAGCGCAAGGGCTTCAACCTGATCGACACCACGGCCGAGGTGCGCGAGGTGGTCGCCGCGGCCGAGACCAACTGGCCGCAGGAACTGCGCGCGGCGGTGACCGTGACCGCGAGCAACGACCAGAGCCGCATCGTCGACTCGATGGTCAAGCAGCTCGAGGGGTCGGTGCTGACCGCCATCGCACTGGTGATGATCGTGGTGCTGGGCGCGCTCGGCACGCGTGCCGCGCTGCTGGTGGGCTTCGCCATCCCCACCTCTTTCCTGCTGTGCTTCCTGCTGCTCTGGGGCATGGGCATCACCGTGTCGAACATCGTCATGTTCGGCCTGATCCTCGCGGTGGGGATGCTGGTCGACGGCGCCATCGTGGTGGTCGAATACGCCGACAAGCGCATCTCGGACGGCACCGGCCCGATGCACGCCTACGTCGAGGCCGCCAAGCGGATGTTCTGGCCGGTGGTCTCGTCCACTGCCACCACGCTCTGTGCCTTCCTGCCGATGCTGTTCTGGCCCGGCGTCGCGGGGCAGTTCATGGGGATGCTGCCGGTCACGCTGATCTTCGTCCTGTCGGCCTCGCTGATCGTGGCGCTGGTCTACCTGCCGGTCATGGGCGGTGTGTCGGGGCGCTTTTCGCGCCTGCTGCACCGCAAGTCCGAACGCCTCCGCCGCGCGCTGCCGCGCTGGTGGACGCGCGCCGCGCTGGTGCCGGTCGCGCTTCTGGGCATGTTCGTCGGCGCGATGATGGTGCTGAACCCAGATTTCCTCTTCTACAGCCCGTTTTCGGGCTACGGCGCGCGGGCACCGGGGGTGGCGGTCTTCCTGCTGTTCGCGGTGATGGCCTCGGTCACGCTGGATGCCGCGCGCATCGAGCGCCGCCGCAAGCGCATCCGGGCGCAGTATCGCCGTTCGCGGTTCGGCTGGCTGATCCAGATCGTCACCGGCAACCCGCTGATGCCGCTGGTGACCATCGGTGCGGTGATCTTCTTCGTCGTCTCGGTCTTCGGCTACTACGGCGAGAACAACAACGGCACGCAGTTCTTTACCGACAGCGAGCCCGAGCAGGCCATCGTCTACGTCCGCGCCCGCGGCAACCTCTCGCTTGCCGAGAAGGATGCGCTGGTGCGCCGCGCCGAACGGATCGTGCTTGCCCATCCGGGCATCGAGACCGCCTTTTCCTTTGCCGGCGATGGCGGGCTGTCGTCGAACACCGGCGGCGCGCAGCCGCCCAAGGACACCATCGGCCAGATCCAGCTCGAGATCGTGCCGTGGGAAGACCGCCGCGACCGCCCCGAGCTCGACGGCGACATCGTCTTGGCCGAGCTCACCGAGGCGATGCAGGCGATCCCCGGCATCGAGATCGAGATCCTCGACCTTGCCATGGGGCCGGCCTCGGCCAAGCCGGTGCACCTGCGCCTGAAATCCGACGACTGGGACAGCCTGCTCGCCGCGACCGACACCGCCCGGGCCCGCTTCGACGCCATGGCCGGGCTGCGCCAGATCGAGGACACGCGGCCCCTGCCCGGCATCGACTGGCAGATCGACGTCGACGTCGAAAAGGCCGGCCGCTACGGCGCCAACGTCGCGACCGTGGGTGCGATGGTGCAGCTGGTGACGCGCGGGCTCACGCTCGACACCATGCGGGTCGACAGCTCGGACGAGGAGATCGACATCCGTGTGCGCTTCCCCGAGCAGGACCGGGTGCTCTCGACGCTCGACAGCCTCAAGGTGCGCACCGAGGACGGGCTCGTGCCCCTGTCGAACTTCATCAGCCGCAGGCCGGTCGAGAAGCTGGCCGAGATCAACCGCGTCGACCAGAAGCGGCATTTCGACATCAAGGCGGGCGTCGCCGATGGGCTGGTGAAATTCACCTCCGAAGGCGAGACGGTGGGCTATGGACGCGAAAGCGCCGGCGGCGGGCTCGACCTGCGCGGCACCTCCTACGAGATCACCCGATCCGAGGCCGATCTTGCCGGGCTCGCGGCTGATGGCGCACTGGCGGTCGTGCCGGTCACCGCCAACGAACGCATCGCCGAGCTGACGCAATGGCTCGAGACCGACCCGCTGCCCTCGGACGTGAGCTGGGAATGGACCGGCGACCAGGAGGAAGAGGCCGACAGCCAAGCCTTCCTGAGCCAGGCGTTCTCGGCCGCGCTGGCGCTGATGTTCATCATCCTGCTGGCGCAGTTCAACAGCTTCTACAACGCGGTGCTGGTGCTGCTCGCGGTGGTGCTGTCGACCGCCGGTGTCTTCCTCGGGATGATCGTGCTCGACCAGACGTTCTCGATCATCATGTCCGGCACCGGGGTCGTGGCGCTCGCGGGGATCGTGGTGAACAACAACATCGTTCTGATCGACACCTTCCAGGATTACTCCCGCTACATGCCGCGGATCGAGGCCATCATCCGCACCGCCGAGGACCGTATCCGCCCGGTGCTGCTGACAACGATCACCACCATCGCCGGGCTGTTCCCGATGATGATCGGCCTGTCGCTCGACTTCTTCGGCGGCGGCTACTCGATCGATTCCCCGACCTCGCTGTGGTGGAAGCCGCTGGCCTCGGCGGTGGTCTTCGGCCTGTCCATCGCGACGGTGCTGACGCTGGTCTTCACGCCGGCGATGCTGGCGCTGCGGGTGTGGTTCAACACCTACCTCCACTGGATCGCCCGCGCGCTCGCGGCCCTGTCGCTGGGCGCCGGCAGCCGGGCGGCACGGGACTGGGCGCTCACCCGCGCCGCGCGTCGCGTGAAGGCTCCGACGATCCTGTGGGAAGACCTGCCCGATCCCGCCAGCGCGCGGGCCGCCTCGGACGACAGCCTCTCGTCGCTGCGGGCGGCCGAGTAACACCCCCTTGCCGGGCACCCGCCCCAAAGAAAAAGCCGCCGCGTCCGGGGGAGGACGCGGCGGCAAGTTGCGTGTCTTCAAAGGCTCCGGACCGGGGCGCCGGGATCAGGCAGAAATCCGTGGGCGCGGGCGCGGGGACAGCCGCGTGCACATCGGGGACAGGTGATGCGCATGGCCGATCCGAAGGAAAAAGACCGCAGGCAGAAACGTTCAGAAACTGGGGAGGTGCAGAAGCACCACGAGAATGGCCATGAGCGAAACCGCTCCGATCATGTCCTGGATAAAGGTGGCCTCGGAGCGCGAAAGAACCTGGCGAATTGTCTCGATCATATCGTCATTCCCTGTGTAATCGCTTTTGTTGCCACTTTGTTCCCATATCCTTAACCACCTGTAAAGAACTTTTTGAGAACATTTGTGAACACAGGATGGACGAGGCGGAACATCCACCTGACCTGTCGGGCCTTTTCCCTGTCCCCTACCCGACAGAAATCAGGCGGATCGCCTCGTCCTGACGCATCAGCCACAGCAGCATCCGGGCCGCCTGCCCGCGCGGGCTTTCGAGCGTGGGATCGTCGGCCAGCAGCTTGCGGGCGTCGCTCTGCGCCATCGCCATCAGACCCGCCTGGTGCTCGAGGTCGGCGACCCGGAAACGCGGCAGCCCAGATTGCGCGGTGCCGATCAGGTCGCCGGCGCCGCGCATCTCGAGGTCGACCTCGGAGATGCGGAAGCCGTCCTCGGTCTCGCGCAGGGTCGTCAGGCGCTTCATCCCGGCATCGTTGAGCGGCGGGCGATACATCAGCAGGCAGGTGCTCTCGGCCTCGCCGCGCCCGACCCGGCCGCGCAGCTGGTGCAGCTGCGCCAGCCCGAACCACTCCGCCCGCTCGATCACCATGATCGAGGCGTTGGGCA belongs to Salipiger profundus and includes:
- a CDS encoding efflux RND transporter periplasmic adaptor subunit codes for the protein MRIISIITAVVVMAVLYGVVMERDRLLDFARDIAPAGSAEDAPAAEREAPGTEALLEETPEEEGVAPVAVMAMHSVAQKIDDAVTLRGETQPSREVDVLAETTGRVISEPLPKGSEVEAGQLLCELDPGTSQASLDEAEAALNEAEAQRPQVEARIPEAEATVAQAEARLEEARINLTAAEELSKNGYSSRTALASARAAQRTAEAGVRSAEAGLKSAQSGLDSLGAQIESARAAVARAQTVVDNLTIEAPFSGVLESDTAELGALLSVGTPCATVLQLDPIRLVGYVPETSVARVEDGARAGARLIDGETVTGTVTFVARRADETTRTFRVDITLPNPDLAVRAGQTAEIAIAADGVTAHLLPQSSLTLDDDGRLGIRAVAGDDTALFMPVTVLRDTRRGIWVGGLPETVDVITLGQEYVTDGVPVAPSYEEVLQ
- a CDS encoding efflux RND transporter permease subunit, with amino-acid sequence MTGLVDWAATRARMVLAFIVLSIVAGAYAYVTLPKEGEPDIEIPALFVSVPFPGISAEDSEKLLVKPMETELADLDGLKTLSGTAAEGYAGVALEFEFGWDKTETMADVRDAMNTAAGNFPDGAENYSINEINFSEFPVLIISLTGPVPERTMAQVVKDLQDRVEALDSVLEAGIAGNRDEMTEVTIDPLRLESYNVTANELINVVQNNNLLVAAGEVETDQGSFSVKIPSSFDDPRDIYDLPVKVNGDRVVTLGDLATIHLTFEDREGTARFNGENTVALQVVKRKGFNLIDTTAEVREVVAAAETNWPQELRAAVTVTASNDQSRIVDSMVKQLEGSVLTAIALVMIVVLGALGTRAALLVGFAIPTSFLLCFLLLWGMGITVSNIVMFGLILAVGMLVDGAIVVVEYADKRISDGTGPMHAYVEAAKRMFWPVVSSTATTLCAFLPMLFWPGVAGQFMGMLPVTLIFVLSASLIVALVYLPVMGGVSGRFSRLLHRKSERLRRALPRWWTRAALVPVALLGMFVGAMMVLNPDFLFYSPFSGYGARAPGVAVFLLFAVMASVTLDAARIERRRKRIRAQYRRSRFGWLIQIVTGNPLMPLVTIGAVIFFVVSVFGYYGENNNGTQFFTDSEPEQAIVYVRARGNLSLAEKDALVRRAERIVLAHPGIETAFSFAGDGGLSSNTGGAQPPKDTIGQIQLEIVPWEDRRDRPELDGDIVLAELTEAMQAIPGIEIEILDLAMGPASAKPVHLRLKSDDWDSLLAATDTARARFDAMAGLRQIEDTRPLPGIDWQIDVDVEKAGRYGANVATVGAMVQLVTRGLTLDTMRVDSSDEEIDIRVRFPEQDRVLSTLDSLKVRTEDGLVPLSNFISRRPVEKLAEINRVDQKRHFDIKAGVADGLVKFTSEGETVGYGRESAGGGLDLRGTSYEITRSEADLAGLAADGALAVVPVTANERIAELTQWLETDPLPSDVSWEWTGDQEEEADSQAFLSQAFSAALALMFIILLAQFNSFYNAVLVLLAVVLSTAGVFLGMIVLDQTFSIIMSGTGVVALAGIVVNNNIVLIDTFQDYSRYMPRIEAIIRTAEDRIRPVLLTTITTIAGLFPMMIGLSLDFFGGGYSIDSPTSLWWKPLASAVVFGLSIATVLTLVFTPAMLALRVWFNTYLHWIARALAALSLGAGSRAARDWALTRAARRVKAPTILWEDLPDPASARAASDDSLSSLRAAE